DNA sequence from the Coturnix japonica isolate 7356 chromosome 3, Coturnix japonica 2.1, whole genome shotgun sequence genome:
aaagaaaaataatggattGTCACATTGTCACATTGTCACCTTTGTCTGAGTTGTTTCAGGAGTACAAACTGCAAGGCAGGCTGTAAACTAAGTGACCGTGGTTACTGTAGCTATGTTCTGAGCCCTGAAGATAGGAAGAAAGAGTAGTATCCTCAGTGGTGTTTTGCAGAGCCATTAGGGAGGTTACACTTCACCAGTCTCCCTGGTGGAGCTAGAGTAATTCGCCCCCTTCCAACTCTGAATGTCTTAGTAATTCAGATTGGAATAATGCATGAATTAATCACAGTGACTGTAAGATTAAGGGACAGTGCTTGTGGGTGTGTGTTTTTCAAGCTagacagaaaaacaacctcATCTTTCTTCAGTAATAGGGCCTTGTGTGATCCATCTGTTTCTTTGTATACgaaaaatctctgatgaataTTATGACAATCTTCTAATGGAATTGAGTACATCTATCTAGCTGAGGTACAAGTACAGTGAGATGTATCACTATTCCTGCCAACAGAATCTGCAGCATTCCCTTGAATGTTGATGGTTTATGCAAATTGAAGTTTGTTGGTAAGTAAGTGAACTTGCCTTCAGCATTGAAATTGTAGTGTTCTGCTGTCAGTGCTACCTGTCTATGTTTGCTAAGCAGTCCTGCTGTCCTGAAAAGTTCAGAGACAAGCCTTTATAGAGGTGTGGTATATTCACTCTGTCTTTTAATGCCACTGATTTTGTGCTTTGATGTCACCTGGTCATTAATTCTAAAGCATCTGGAATACTCAAATTCCTTATTTCTGGAATATGGTTTTACCAGGAAACGTGgcaaatacagaaaacagtttgtATGGACTGCTAAGATCTAGACAGGCTTGAAGAAAACCTGAGAGCCCTCCTACCTACTAGAAAGCATAGAAAGACCACTCCTCTCAAAGACTGTGAGATGCTCTCAGAGTGGGTATGGTGATTTTTACTACAGTTATCACCAAACACAGCATGGCAGTTCTTTTTTCTGCACCTGATGGGTCAGCTATATGTAGTGTTTGTATCACTGAGGGGCTGCCATGTTGTGCTGCAGCATTATGCCATCTGCACCCAAGTTCACAAGTACAGATGACCCTTTTTGTTTCTAAACAGTGCATCTtcactttctgcatttctctaaATAAGCTAACTGGCTTGCAGGCTGATTGATGTAGTTTTGCTCACCATGTTTTGTAGTTGTTCTGCAATGGCAATagcagtttgtttctttctctcactgTAGTATATGCTTCTAAAAATCCTTTGTGCTACTGGTGGATGGATCCTGGTTATAGGTTGTACCTGATCATACTTTCTATCACTAGCAGGAACCAGTTTGTAGTTTGAAATACTACTACAATAGCTTTAGCTCAAGTCAGACATTGTTTAGCCTAACAGCTTTTCAGCAGATGACTTATGttaaatgtttatatttgaGACATTGACTTTTGCAGTACTGCATCAGAATTTGGGTTCCAAATATTAACAGCTCTCAGTACACACATATACTCTGCTGAGTTGtaatgcaagaaagaaacatgcaTGTGTAACATTCACACCAAGTCTTTCCTTTGCAATTTGAAAATATACATCTTAAAGGCAATTGTACTAATTAtatgaaaaagacagaaatgctaACTGACTGACTGGGACATCTTCATTCCTGCTAGAGAatgcagaaaaaggagagaaagcattctatttttattcagaGCTATTCTGCCAAGTCATCATGAAATGTATGTGTTTTAATGGCCTGGAACCTACAAGGGTCCATAGTCTTTGTGGTTACTAGTAACCAGCAGAACAATACTTCTGTAATCTGACATGACAGATTACAATTTAAATGCATATATAGTCACAGTAAACCTACAAGGCTGACAAGGATTAGAAGGAATAACTAAATTGTTAAGTGTCATAACAATGTCTTAAGTCTTTACAATTCACTGCcttattcttttttatcttcAAGGATGCCTCAGGTAGGGAATGTCTCACTGCAAGACCTTAGAGATAGGCAGTGCATTCTCAAGTAGGTAGTGCCTGCCACAAAAGGGTTTGAATCTTAATTTATACCAGTGGCCTTAAAGggtaacaaaacacagaaatattttaaattccagaTGGTtcaaaaaactgaaagaaaacatctaaaCTCCTTATTACGAATTAAAAACACGAGAGCACAGCATACTTGAAAAATCAGTGTATGAACCAGCAACAGTGTGTAACAGTCTCACAGAAGAGCCATTTCTTGGGGTGCTCATATTATTCTTTTTGACACTTAAGTTTTCTAACAATTGCTTGAATCCTTCCAACCACCTACATATACCATTCAGTGGCTGCCAAAGAGTTTTCTCATGAAATGGATTCCTAAAGCCATACGAAGCACTGTCCTCAACAAACCACTGTTTAACTAGCAGCAGgagattaagaaaaagaaattgaagacAGCAGATGGTAAATCTCAAATTGCACGCTTTAAGTAACCACTATGTGCCTTGAAACGAAAAGAAGCTTGCACTTAAAATTATACCGTGCTTCCACAGAAAGAGGACTGTTGGggtcttgttttttttaaagcagcaaacACTTGTCTTAGCACTTCCTCTAATAACAGCTTTGCTCTTCAGGTGTTTAATTAAAGGGCACTTTATATTTGGCATCTGGCTATCAGAgaggacacagcacagcattaTTGCTTCATTTTGCCTGAATATTTCAACTTTcagtttttttgctttcatcagTGCTTACAAAgtaaaggggaagggggaaggaaaatgcaTACTTTAATAAGGTTCAATTTAAACCAACAGAGTAACaagttagagaaaaaaaacaattacttAAAAATAGTTGTATTTATATTCCACAATTTGatcaaatactgttttttagggttttttttgttttttataaacTTTCTACAGGATGTTTTAAAACAGGTTCTTCACATTGCTTGTCAACTATATACTTAGGGAAACTGAGGGAAATAGTTCTGGTTGTTTTTACAGTTTAATACATGTACAGTACCAAAACGATGGTGGTTAGTCACATGCAGTCCATATGAGATTCTAACATAACATTTAATGAATTTTCTGATGTTGACCATCCCTTTGATGCTGAAGGTAACGCATCTGTCGAAAGCAGTGACTGTAGATTTGGGTTACTGCTCTCTGCGTcttccagtttttcagtgttgtcCTCCCAGTTAATGTGAAATCTTGTGACTCTGGGATTAGATGCCAAAATATTCCTTTGAAGCTgggtgggaagaaaagaaacagattataCAGTGTTTATGTCTCCAATCAGAACTCACATgcatttgtggttttttttcccccctttacTCCCATATCCATATACgtgcaaaataatttgttagTGTAATTGCAAATTCAacaatacaataaataaaaaaggaacagatAAGTTTAAGGATCAAAAATTAACAGTAACTGTGAATTCAGAGTACACTCAAGGCTTCTGATCCAATCCCTGAAAATAAAGTTTAGCATAGAAAACCACTAGCAACTTTTAAAAACCAGTTTACATATGACTTTAAGCTTAGTTACATTTTAAGATCTGTTTCAGATTATGGGGATTATATCTGCACTAGTCATTACAACATATATGAAGAACTGAGTGGAATAACATATCTAGTTCATGTACACTTGAGAAATAGCCATATTTTTATCACGACCACTGTGGACATGAACATGTATACATCAGCTTTCATAAATGGGAAGCCCCAGTTCTACAAGATCTTCCACTAAAGCAAGCCAGGATACAGCACAGAACCCCATGTGTTTGTCCACACAGGAGAACTGCTGCTCTGTTCCACACGACTTGGTCTGACAAGTTTTTGATGTTTAATTGGCTTTTCTCCTCCAGATAATTCTGTTTCAcatctcatttttattctacTCCTGGTTCAGTTTTTAGCATGAAAGTAACTGTTTTTAAAGTTTAtgttttaacttcttttctgtGTCGTCCATTTATTGAATAGTCATCCAGCCTGCTCTTACCATGTTAcccatcttctctcttttcataGAGAAgttgttcttcagtttctgctttaCAGAATATCAGAATAGTTGTGTAGGGACTGTGTTGAATTAACACTTCAATTTCAGATCCTAATTACCTGTCCCttaaaaaacatgtttctggttttttttggaagaaTGGGCCACTTTGTCAACAGGGATTCAGGTAGAGGGAACCAGtctatttcatttcatcagTGTAAGCTCACACTGACATCCAAACAAAGCTTCAAATTAGCAGAAACTGTTACTGATTTCTAAATGTTCACCAAATTTAGGGCAACTGCACAGAACTTCCACTTTGTCCCCCAGTCTTTTTGTGTTATTCAATGTAATTTATGGAATATTTGGAGTTTACTTCCTAGGAATATTTTCTAAGCATACAATAGATAGACTAGAACTGAACGTGCCTTACCTTAGAAAAGTCTGGTTTTACTGGTGGATTCTCCCTCAGTTCTGTTTCCGTATATTCGTTGTTTACGTAGTAGCCTACTCTAATAAATTCTTGACCTCGATAGGTGCATGTAATTAGCACAACTGTTACACCTACTGCATCTGCATCTGGAATAAGCCCTGGGTTAGGTGCATCAGCCTAGATGTGAAAGAGAAagacttattaaaataaaatcaacatcATACGTCTACCTAGCAGGGCAATCTCAAGTAGTACATCCCAGCACCCGAGTAGAGACTGTGTgtaaatttaaatgtttcttccaAGTTAACCAGAAAGCAGACCTGCTTTTATAAAAACACCAACCCTGAATTTAGGGCAGTATCCTCTAGAGACAGAATTACTTACAACAGAGTAATATTGTGTGCTGACATTTCTCCAGGGTGATTAGACAGCTTTGAtccaaaactgcttttcaataCATAATTAAGCTGAGCTGTTGTTTGAACAAGTGTGCCAATACCTCTCTAATTCTACAGTGCCATTATTCTCTAGCCCACCTTAGTAATTTAGTACAAGTATTTCTTTCCGTACCTCTTAAGTTGACTTGATCTGTACGcgttttttttaatatgactAAAcccttaaaaatacagattgtAGTTTATATTTCAGCAAGAGCAGGACAGGCTACAGTGAGGGCTGGACTGTGTCACAAACATctaggaaaggaagaaacagcgTCTCTCACCTGCTTCCACATGCttacagttcacagaatcacagaatgacccgggttggaagggacctcaaggatcatgtagttccaacccccctgcctggcagggccaccaaacatacacatttactagatcaggttgcccagggccctgtccaacctggtcttgaacacctccaaggacggggcatccacaacctccctgggcagcctgttccagggcctaaccactctcctagtgaagaacttccccctaacatccaacctaaatcttccctctttcaacttaaaaccatttccccgtgtccttaaaatgcagttcttaA
Encoded proteins:
- the ASF1A gene encoding histone chaperone ASF1A codes for the protein MAKVQVNNVVVLDNPSPFYNPFQFEITFECIEDLSEDLEWKIIYVGSAESEEYDQVLDSVLVGPVPAGRHMFVFQADAPNPGLIPDADAVGVTVVLITCTYRGQEFIRVGYYVNNEYTETELRENPPVKPDFSKLQRNILASNPRVTRFHINWEDNTEKLEDAESSNPNLQSLLSTDALPSASKGWSTSENSLNVMLESHMDCM